From the Corticium candelabrum chromosome 2, ooCorCand1.1, whole genome shotgun sequence genome, one window contains:
- the LOC134198447 gene encoding uncharacterized protein LOC134198447, translating to MTAPLVDFILNQEITLGDAPDQQDSLKKQIRKHKGLEIKTLADNVRDNLSHQHKRMFELANEKGASNWLTVLPLEDHGFSLHKSAFRDALCLRYGWVPPHMSESCPCGGKMSVEHAMSCPTGGFPTIRHNEIRDMFSHLLSDVCHDVETEPTLQSLSGETFSLRSSSRDDDARLDISARGFWGGRFEKTYFDVRVFNPNATSYTCFEVASCYRRQEQEKKRKYEERLRKVENASFTPIILSCTGGMSKLTTTFTKKLASMISEKKDTPYGSVINWLRCRLGFALLRASIMCIRGSRCKRYVRPENNILLATSEGHLASSA from the coding sequence ATGACTGCACCGCTTGTTGACTTCATTTTGAATCAGGAGATCACTCTAGGAGATGCCCCAGATCAACAGGATTCTCTCAAAAAGCAAATTCGCAAGCACAAAGGGCTAGAAATCAAAACTCTTGCTGATAATGTTCGAGATAACCTCTCacaccaacataaaagaatgttCGAGTTAGCAAATGAAAAGGGGGCATCAAACTGGCTCACAGTGCTGCCATTGGAGGATCACGGCTTCTCATTACATAAGTCTGCATTCAGAGATGCTCTATGCCTCAGATATGGATGGGTCCCCCCTCATATGAGTGAATCTTGCCCTTGCGGTGGAAAAATGTCAGTGGAGCATGCTATGTCCTGCCCCACGGGAGGCTTTCCAACTATACGCCATAATGAAATCCGAGATATgttttctcatctgttgtctgatgtctgtcatgatgtggAAACGGAGCCCACGTTGCAATCACTAAGTGGAGAGACGTTCTCTTTACGTTCAAGCAGTcgagatgatgatgcaagaTTAGACATTTCGGCAAGAGGTTTTTGGGGAGGAAGATTTGAGAAGACATATTTTGATGTCCGGGTGTTTAACCCCAATGCCACCTCGTACACATGTtttgaagttgcatcatgctatagaagacaggaacaagagaagaaaaggaaatatgaagaaagactgagaaaagtagaaaatgcttcctttacacctattatcctttcttgcactggtggcatgagcaagcttacaacgacatttaccaaaaagctggcctcaatgatatctgagaaaaaggacactccatacggtagcgtgatcaactggctaagatgtcgactcgggttcgcactcctaagagcttccataatgtgcatcaggggcagcaggtgcaaacgctacgtcaggccggaaaacaatattctcctggctacgtctgaggggcacctggcctcctcagcttag